The Deltaproteobacteria bacterium genome includes a region encoding these proteins:
- a CDS encoding LLM class flavin-dependent oxidoreductase: protein MARVGFALGYGKFTNVREIADLMRRAEERGFEMGFFSETIELMRDSVSALSAMGLATSKVTLGATQIVRLRTPICMAQSLMTLDELTGGRITLAPGACTRSHARVHAMEHQDPPQVLKEYIESMRLLFTGEKVDYEGQFVKFKNVGIGWKPLRTNIPLYIPATARPGLKLAGQIGDGVVLNAVCSPEYTANALKIIKDAAEEAGRDFSKFEVAQLINCSIADDHQKALDAIRWEVATKLDPVQLPFIARPKMKVGEPYIHEEDIPTFEKAHAEGGMEALIKAIPDSYVEGMTASGTPDEVKARVQQYRDAGVKIPLLRPAAADQTDALMDLFAQ, encoded by the coding sequence ATGGCCAGAGTCGGATTCGCACTGGGTTACGGGAAGTTCACCAACGTCCGGGAAATCGCCGATCTCATGCGGCGGGCGGAGGAACGGGGCTTCGAGATGGGCTTCTTTTCCGAGACCATCGAACTGATGCGGGACTCGGTCTCGGCCCTGAGCGCCATGGGTCTGGCCACTTCCAAGGTGACCTTGGGAGCCACGCAGATCGTCCGTCTGCGCACGCCCATCTGCATGGCCCAGTCGCTGATGACCCTGGACGAGCTGACCGGCGGGCGCATCACGCTGGCGCCGGGCGCCTGTACCCGAAGCCACGCCCGGGTCCACGCCATGGAGCACCAGGACCCCCCTCAGGTCCTCAAGGAATACATCGAGTCCATGCGGCTGCTCTTCACCGGCGAGAAGGTCGACTACGAAGGCCAGTTCGTCAAGTTCAAGAACGTCGGCATCGGCTGGAAGCCGCTGCGCACCAACATCCCGCTCTACATCCCGGCCACCGCGAGGCCCGGCCTCAAGCTGGCCGGCCAGATCGGCGACGGCGTGGTGCTGAACGCGGTCTGCTCGCCCGAGTACACCGCCAACGCCCTCAAGATCATCAAGGACGCCGCCGAGGAGGCGGGCCGCGACTTCTCGAAGTTCGAGGTCGCCCAGTTGATCAACTGCTCCATTGCCGACGACCACCAAAAGGCCCTGGACGCCATCCGCTGGGAGGTGGCCACCAAGCTCGACCCCGTCCAGCTCCCGTTCATCGCCCGTCCGAAGATGAAAGTGGGCGAGCCATACATCCACGAGGAAGACATCCCGACGTTCGAGAAGGCCCATGCCGAGGGCGGCATGGAGGCCCTCATCAAGGCCATCCCGGATTCCTACGTGGAGGGCATGACGGCCAGTGGCACTCCGGACGAGGTCAAGGCCCGTGTCCAGCAGTACCGCGACGCGGGCGTCAAGATCCCGTTGCTGCGCCCGGCGGCGGCCGACCAGACCGACGCCCTTATGGACCTGTTCGCGCAATAG
- a CDS encoding hydantoinase/oxoprolinase family protein gives MYRVGVDIGGTFTDLLLVADDGTSFIGKTLTTHGDPSVAVETAMREGLEAGIVDRVQTGTVVHGTTLVTNALIERKGAMTALLTTEGFRDALEIGREHRYELYDLDLEFPKPLVPRYLRFDVPERVAADGNVLTPLDEDFVRGLVAELWDKGVRAVAVCYLNSFRNPAHERRTQELIAEVAPDIRVSVSADVVPEIREFQRTSTTAANVYVQERVAAYLQELQQRLDGLRFSGSFFVMLSSGGIGTPETAARFPVRMLESGPAAGALAAAALGQRAGYPDLLSFDMGGTTAKLCAVENGYPLKAREFEVDRIYRFRKGSGLPIKIPVIDMIEIGAGGGSIARVDALGLLKVGPDSAGAEPGPACYGRGGTGATVTDANLILGYFDPDYFLGGEMKLDVDAARQALGAVAGKLDMRVEEVAWGIHQIVNENMANAARAHLGERGKDPRELPMYAFGGAGPVHGGHVAELLRLPTLISPMGAGVGSTFGLLAAPLAFDFVRSAYSLLDELDWSFVNGMFDEMCAEGRAILEQSGLGSGEIVYERTADMRYTGQGHEVSVPIPDGVLDAGHLAAITEAFERTYEHMYGRTVPDVVVEVINWRVVARGPEQPLNFSTQGRKVDGAKARKGTRPVYSAGRGKFVETAVYDRYALTPGMTFPGPAIVEERESTLVVTARSRARVDDYLNVIVEFEYGQHA, from the coding sequence ATGTACCGTGTCGGCGTTGACATAGGCGGAACCTTCACGGATCTGCTGCTGGTGGCGGATGACGGCACCTCCTTCATCGGCAAGACCCTGACCACCCACGGCGACCCGAGCGTGGCGGTGGAAACCGCCATGCGCGAGGGGCTGGAGGCCGGCATCGTGGACCGCGTCCAGACGGGCACCGTGGTGCACGGCACCACGCTGGTCACCAACGCCCTGATCGAGCGCAAGGGCGCCATGACCGCGCTTCTCACCACCGAAGGGTTCCGCGACGCCCTGGAGATCGGCCGCGAGCACCGCTACGAGCTCTACGACCTGGATCTCGAGTTTCCCAAGCCCCTGGTGCCGCGCTACCTCCGTTTCGATGTGCCCGAACGCGTGGCCGCGGACGGCAACGTGCTGACGCCGCTGGACGAGGACTTCGTGCGCGGCCTGGTGGCCGAGCTTTGGGACAAGGGGGTGCGGGCGGTGGCGGTGTGCTATCTCAACAGCTTCCGCAACCCAGCCCACGAGCGCCGCACCCAGGAGCTCATTGCCGAGGTGGCGCCGGACATCCGCGTGTCGGTCAGCGCCGACGTGGTGCCCGAGATCCGCGAGTTCCAGCGCACCAGCACCACCGCGGCCAACGTCTACGTGCAGGAGCGCGTGGCCGCCTACCTGCAGGAACTTCAGCAACGGCTGGACGGCCTGCGTTTCAGCGGCAGCTTCTTCGTGATGCTCTCCAGCGGCGGCATCGGCACGCCCGAGACGGCCGCCCGCTTCCCGGTGCGGATGCTGGAATCGGGGCCGGCGGCGGGAGCGCTGGCGGCAGCCGCGCTGGGGCAGCGCGCGGGCTATCCCGATCTCCTCTCCTTCGACATGGGCGGCACCACCGCCAAGCTCTGCGCGGTGGAGAACGGCTATCCGCTGAAGGCGCGGGAGTTCGAGGTGGACCGGATCTACCGCTTCCGCAAGGGCAGCGGCCTGCCCATCAAGATCCCGGTCATCGACATGATCGAGATCGGCGCCGGCGGCGGCAGCATCGCCCGGGTGGACGCCCTGGGCCTTCTCAAGGTGGGGCCCGACAGCGCCGGCGCCGAGCCGGGGCCGGCCTGCTACGGCCGCGGCGGCACCGGCGCCACGGTCACCGACGCCAACCTGATCCTGGGCTACTTCGACCCGGACTATTTTCTCGGCGGGGAGATGAAGCTCGACGTGGACGCGGCAAGGCAGGCCCTTGGCGCGGTGGCCGGCAAGCTCGACATGCGCGTGGAGGAAGTGGCCTGGGGCATCCACCAGATCGTCAACGAGAACATGGCCAACGCCGCCCGTGCACACCTCGGGGAACGCGGCAAGGACCCGCGGGAGCTGCCCATGTACGCCTTCGGCGGCGCCGGGCCGGTGCACGGCGGTCACGTCGCCGAGTTGCTGCGCCTGCCCACGCTGATCTCGCCCATGGGGGCAGGGGTGGGGTCGACCTTCGGGCTCCTGGCGGCGCCGCTGGCCTTCGACTTCGTGCGCAGCGCCTACAGCCTCCTGGACGAGCTGGACTGGTCCTTCGTCAACGGGATGTTCGACGAAATGTGCGCCGAGGGACGGGCCATCCTGGAACAGTCGGGGCTCGGCTCGGGCGAGATCGTCTACGAGCGCACCGCGGACATGCGCTACACCGGCCAGGGCCACGAGGTGTCGGTGCCCATCCCGGACGGGGTGCTGGACGCAGGCCATCTCGCCGCCATCACCGAGGCCTTCGAGCGCACCTATGAGCACATGTACGGCCGCACCGTCCCGGACGTGGTGGTGGAGGTGATCAACTGGCGCGTGGTGGCGCGGGGGCCGGAGCAGCCGCTCAATTTCTCCACCCAGGGCCGTAAGGTGGACGGAGCCAAGGCTCGGAAGGGTACGCGCCCGGTGTATTCGGCGGGCCGGGGCAAGTTTGTCGAGACCGCGGTCTACGACCGCTACGCGCTGACGCCGGGCATGACCTTCCCGGGCCCCGCCATCGTGGAGGAGCGGGAGTCCACCCTGGTGGTGACCGCCCGCAGCCGCGCCCGGGTTGACGATTATCTGAACGTGATCGTAGAGTTCGAATACGGTCAGCACGCCTGA
- a CDS encoding hydantoinase B/oxoprolinase family protein, whose amino-acid sequence MSKDVIDPVTLEVIWNRLLSVANEQQDALMRTAFSTIVRESQDLACGLFDTKGRMVAQSVSGTPGHINAMATSMGHFLREFPAETLVPGDVLITNDPWQTAGHVNDITITTPIFRAGQLVAFFANTCHAADIGGRILSAEAREVYEEGLRIPIMKLFHAGEPDPILLKMIRANVRLPHEVVSDFYAQSACNDAGGRALIETMDEFGLDSFDPVAEEIISRSEKAVRAAIAELDDGEWEGETWSDGFEEPIFIKTKLAVRGDEIFIDFTGSSPQSHRGINVVMNYTHAYASFAAKAAIYPDVPHNEGSFRPVHVSAPAGSILNANEPAPVAARQTVGHFVPTAVFTALAKALPGKLMAPSADPIWLSVWRGQDPAFNLTVFQVGGTGARPTKDGLSAVGFPSGVAGVPAEVIESLSPLVMRRRELRVDSGGAGTWRGGLGQFTEFANRARGQWSVNGILDRTRYAAPGIMGGGPGLPGEFILDGGERPNPKAQTHLGGDRSVQLNHPGGGGYGDPMKRDPERVRADVVYGYITPEAAARDYGVVVRFTGRDDERVRLPEQWVIDEAATRELRGNA is encoded by the coding sequence ATGAGCAAAGACGTCATCGATCCCGTGACCCTCGAGGTCATCTGGAACCGGCTCCTGTCGGTGGCCAACGAGCAGCAGGACGCGCTCATGCGCACGGCCTTCAGCACCATCGTGCGGGAGAGCCAGGACCTGGCCTGCGGCCTCTTCGACACCAAGGGCCGCATGGTGGCCCAGTCGGTGAGCGGCACGCCGGGCCACATCAACGCCATGGCCACGTCCATGGGGCACTTCCTTCGGGAGTTCCCCGCGGAAACGCTGGTGCCGGGCGACGTGCTCATCACCAACGACCCCTGGCAGACCGCGGGCCACGTCAACGACATCACCATCACCACGCCGATCTTCCGGGCCGGTCAACTCGTCGCCTTCTTCGCCAACACTTGCCACGCCGCGGACATCGGCGGGCGCATCCTCTCGGCCGAGGCGCGGGAGGTCTACGAGGAGGGGCTGCGCATCCCCATCATGAAGCTGTTCCACGCGGGCGAGCCCGACCCGATTCTGCTCAAGATGATCCGCGCCAACGTGAGGCTTCCCCACGAGGTGGTGAGCGACTTCTACGCCCAGTCCGCGTGCAACGACGCCGGCGGCCGGGCACTCATCGAGACCATGGACGAGTTCGGCCTCGACAGCTTCGACCCCGTCGCCGAGGAGATCATCAGCCGCTCGGAGAAGGCGGTGCGCGCGGCCATCGCCGAGCTCGATGACGGCGAGTGGGAAGGGGAGACCTGGAGCGACGGCTTCGAGGAGCCGATCTTCATCAAGACAAAGCTCGCGGTGCGCGGGGACGAGATCTTCATCGACTTCACCGGCTCGTCGCCGCAAAGCCACCGCGGCATCAACGTGGTGATGAACTATACCCACGCCTATGCCAGCTTCGCGGCCAAGGCGGCCATCTATCCGGACGTGCCTCACAACGAGGGCAGTTTCCGGCCGGTTCACGTGAGCGCGCCGGCGGGCTCCATCCTGAACGCCAACGAGCCGGCGCCGGTGGCGGCGCGCCAGACCGTGGGCCACTTCGTGCCCACCGCGGTGTTCACGGCGCTGGCCAAGGCGCTTCCGGGGAAGCTCATGGCGCCCAGCGCGGACCCCATCTGGCTCAGCGTGTGGCGCGGCCAGGACCCGGCGTTCAACCTCACGGTCTTCCAGGTGGGCGGCACCGGCGCCCGCCCCACCAAGGACGGCCTCAGCGCGGTGGGTTTCCCCAGCGGCGTCGCGGGCGTGCCCGCCGAGGTCATCGAGAGCCTGTCGCCGCTGGTCATGCGCCGGCGCGAGCTGCGGGTGGACTCCGGCGGAGCCGGCACCTGGCGCGGCGGCCTCGGCCAGTTCACCGAGTTCGCCAACCGCGCCCGCGGCCAGTGGAGCGTCAACGGCATCCTCGACCGCACCCGTTATGCCGCGCCCGGGATCATGGGGGGCGGCCCGGGCCTCCCCGGCGAGTTCATCCTCGACGGCGGCGAGCGTCCCAACCCCAAGGCCCAGACCCACCTGGGCGGGGACCGCAGCGTGCAACTGAACCACCCCGGCGGCGGCGGCTACGGCGACCCCATGAAACGCGACCCCGAACGCGTGCGCGCGGACGTGGTGTACGGCTACATCACCCCCGAGGCCGCCGCCCGGGACTACGGCGTGGTGGTGCGCTTCACCGGCCGGGACGACGAAAGGGTGCGATTGCCGGAGCAGTGGGTCATCGACGAGGCGGCAACGCGGGAGTTGCGGGGGAACGCGTGA
- a CDS encoding glucose 1-dehydrogenase, whose translation MKLSERIALVTGAATGIGRATVLELARAGAAGVAINYRSAKEQAESLAEEVRALGAEALCVHGDVRDDGHVREMVRQTVERFGRLDILVNNAGITRWVPITDMEALTDDIWDMTLDVNVKGAYRCARAAAPHLKATGGMIVNVSSISGVIAPSTMSSLAYGTAKAGLIYLTRGLAVALGPEIRVNAVAPAFTDTQWMRDHYGADYDAIIERASANYPLRRVAKPEEVAGAVLGLITGGDFVTGQTLLVDGGLSLS comes from the coding sequence GTGAAACTGTCTGAACGCATCGCGCTCGTTACGGGGGCGGCCACCGGCATCGGCCGGGCAACGGTCCTGGAACTGGCCCGCGCCGGCGCCGCCGGCGTGGCCATCAACTACCGCTCGGCCAAGGAGCAGGCGGAGAGCTTGGCCGAAGAGGTGCGGGCGCTGGGGGCCGAGGCGCTGTGCGTGCACGGCGATGTGCGCGACGACGGCCACGTCCGCGAAATGGTCCGTCAGACGGTGGAGCGGTTCGGGCGCCTGGACATTTTGGTGAACAACGCGGGCATCACCCGTTGGGTGCCGATCACGGACATGGAGGCGTTGACGGACGACATCTGGGACATGACCCTGGACGTCAACGTCAAGGGGGCGTACCGCTGCGCGCGGGCGGCGGCGCCGCACCTGAAGGCCACCGGGGGGATGATCGTCAACGTGTCCTCCATCTCCGGGGTCATCGCGCCTTCCACCATGTCGTCCCTCGCCTACGGCACGGCCAAGGCCGGGCTCATCTACCTTACCCGTGGGCTAGCCGTGGCCCTGGGGCCCGAGATCCGGGTCAACGCCGTGGCGCCGGCGTTCACCGACACCCAGTGGATGCGCGACCACTACGGCGCGGATTACGACGCCATCATCGAGCGCGCCTCGGCCAACTATCCCCTCAGGCGCGTGGCCAAACCCGAAGAGGTGGCCGGCGCCGTCCTGGGCCTCATCACCGGCGGCGACTTCGTGACCGGCCAGACCCTGCTCGTTGACGGCGGCCTGAGCCTGAGCTAG
- a CDS encoding bifunctional 4-hydroxy-2-oxoglutarate aldolase/2-dehydro-3-deoxy-phosphogluconate aldolase, producing the protein MTKTELMTSMQAHRLVAVIRSRSAEEALATARAVGEAGVRFVEVTFTVPGAAEVIRTLAGEGEVHVGAGTVLSEEQARTGIEAGARFIVSPSLELDLVPLCREAGVASIPAGATPTEVVQALRAGADLVKIFPADCVGGPHFIRQMLGPFPDARFMVSGGVNKDNVAEYATLGVTGIVLGSAFLADVLAREGHAGLVAKAREFVDLLS; encoded by the coding sequence ATGACCAAGACCGAGTTGATGACCTCGATGCAGGCGCACCGGCTGGTGGCGGTGATTCGTTCGAGGAGCGCAGAGGAGGCGCTGGCCACGGCCCGGGCCGTGGGCGAGGCCGGGGTCCGGTTCGTGGAGGTGACCTTCACCGTCCCGGGGGCCGCGGAGGTGATCCGCACGCTGGCCGGAGAAGGGGAGGTGCACGTCGGCGCCGGCACGGTGCTCTCCGAGGAGCAGGCGCGCACCGGTATCGAGGCGGGCGCGCGCTTCATCGTCTCGCCGAGCCTGGAGCTGGACCTTGTGCCGCTTTGCCGCGAGGCCGGCGTGGCCTCCATCCCCGCCGGGGCGACCCCGACGGAGGTCGTGCAGGCGTTGCGCGCAGGCGCCGACCTGGTGAAGATCTTCCCCGCGGACTGCGTGGGCGGGCCGCATTTCATCCGGCAGATGCTGGGCCCCTTCCCCGATGCCCGCTTCATGGTCTCGGGCGGCGTCAACAAGGACAACGTCGCCGAGTACGCCACCTTGGGGGTCACCGGCATCGTGCTCGGCAGCGCGTTCCTGGCGGACGTGTTGGCACGGGAGGGCCACGCGGGGCTCGTGGCCAAGGCACGGGAGTTCGTGGATCTGCTCAGTTGA
- a CDS encoding LON peptidase substrate-binding domain-containing protein → MEDKTASVSLPEILSVFPLTGVLLLPGTRLPLHIFEPRYRNMVQDALEAEGVFGMIQPFTPQKDNRPPPGAEHTMPDLYEVGCAGHIERWEKSPDGRYMVQLRGISRFRVKEELSVERGYRRVLPDYTSFGDLADAASEAVDRPRLTQALSRYAEARGLSVDLGQLRPIPDADFVNFLGVAMPFHPSEKQALLEAGSLRERQDLLVSLLEFGGDAPAPPSGSGSRTLN, encoded by the coding sequence ATGGAAGACAAAACGGCGTCCGTCTCGTTGCCCGAAATTCTCTCGGTCTTCCCGTTGACGGGGGTGCTGCTGCTGCCCGGGACGCGCCTGCCGTTGCACATCTTCGAGCCCCGTTACCGCAACATGGTGCAGGACGCGCTGGAGGCCGAGGGGGTCTTCGGCATGATCCAACCCTTCACCCCCCAAAAAGACAACAGGCCCCCGCCGGGGGCCGAGCACACCATGCCGGATCTCTACGAGGTCGGCTGCGCCGGCCACATCGAACGATGGGAAAAGTCTCCGGACGGCCGCTACATGGTGCAGCTTCGGGGTATCAGCCGCTTCCGCGTGAAGGAAGAGTTGTCCGTGGAACGCGGCTACCGGCGTGTGCTCCCGGACTACACGAGTTTCGGCGACCTCGCTGACGCCGCCTCGGAAGCCGTCGATCGTCCGCGCCTGACCCAGGCCTTGAGCCGCTACGCCGAGGCCCGCGGCCTCTCCGTCGACCTGGGCCAGCTCCGCCCCATACCCGACGCCGACTTCGTGAACTTTCTGGGCGTCGCCATGCCTTTCCACCCATCGGAGAAGCAGGCGCTCCTGGAAGCCGGGTCCCTCAGGGAACGGCAAGATTTGCTCGTCAGCCTCCTGGAGTTCGGGGGGGACGCGCCGGCGCCGCCGTCCGGCTCCGGGTCGCGCACTCTCAACTGA
- a CDS encoding iron-containing redox enzyme family protein, whose amino-acid sequence MTSQAFVDSVTEGIIQPGVERLMACRYFTDLREGTLTTRRLQGFALQHYLLNIAINKGFTLCMAKNAHNQELFDLYLHAFTEEQTHPDLMKRFGLAIGLAEEDFAEALPIFECQAHAAAILRGMFLGSPAETRTSALVNESMVGRYAAEFDACLARQYGVNDHDREFFTVHAVADQEHTALAAQVIARFCTTERDRQVVTHAARNMVRFKLAKFEGIYDEYA is encoded by the coding sequence ATGACTTCTCAAGCATTTGTGGACTCGGTCACGGAGGGGATCATTCAACCGGGCGTCGAGCGGTTGATGGCCTGCCGTTATTTCACGGACCTGCGCGAGGGCACCTTGACCACCCGCCGGCTCCAGGGCTTCGCGCTGCAGCATTACCTGCTCAACATCGCCATCAACAAGGGGTTCACCCTGTGCATGGCCAAGAACGCCCACAACCAAGAGCTCTTCGACCTCTATCTGCACGCCTTCACGGAAGAACAGACCCATCCCGACCTGATGAAGCGCTTCGGCCTCGCCATCGGCCTCGCCGAAGAGGACTTCGCCGAGGCGCTGCCCATCTTCGAATGCCAGGCCCACGCCGCGGCCATTCTCAGAGGCATGTTCCTGGGCTCGCCGGCGGAGACCCGCACCAGCGCGCTGGTGAACGAGAGCATGGTGGGCCGTTACGCGGCGGAGTTCGACGCCTGCCTTGCGCGGCAGTACGGCGTCAACGACCACGACCGGGAATTCTTCACCGTGCACGCGGTGGCGGACCAGGAGCACACCGCGCTGGCGGCCCAGGTCATCGCGCGCTTCTGCACCACCGAGCGCGACCGCCAGGTGGTGACCCACGCGGCGCGCAACATGGTGCGCTTCAAGCTGGCGAAGTTCGAGGGGATCTACGACGAATACGCCTGA
- a CDS encoding amidohydrolase family protein translates to MWKGFKVMDADAHMHEPQYLWERYVEPAYRDQVPKVAFMDGAFMVYEPDGRIIPKTEKQPKLPRTAWADMEAKYGEQYRTWWSAETRLKDMDAHGWDVQVLLPTGNNGNFAYRVALKDAGLGAAMCRAYNNWCRDYCDADPKRLKFVAVLPGADTGDMVAEARRAVEELGAVSVRNPFLPEGRWLHEPEYDALWGLACELDFPISVHGEYRQRRFHPFAGGNRGNVDDRDMQQLALRGLDHALGFPCDNMATMGHFIFTGILDRFPRLRLGILESNVGWVPFWLGRMDEHTHGRNSVMGNAVERLPMLPSEYFKRQVTVTCDSDESALSYAVDHLGGENIAWNTDYPHPDAPRPEKALPDFDAQPISDEAKARILWDNAVTLFGPRILA, encoded by the coding sequence ATGTGGAAGGGATTCAAGGTCATGGACGCGGACGCGCACATGCACGAGCCGCAGTATCTCTGGGAGCGCTACGTCGAGCCCGCCTACCGCGACCAAGTGCCCAAGGTGGCGTTCATGGACGGCGCCTTCATGGTGTACGAGCCGGACGGGCGCATCATCCCCAAGACGGAGAAGCAGCCCAAGCTGCCGCGCACCGCGTGGGCGGACATGGAGGCAAAGTACGGAGAGCAGTACCGCACGTGGTGGTCGGCGGAAACGCGCCTGAAGGACATGGACGCCCACGGCTGGGACGTGCAGGTGCTGCTGCCCACTGGCAACAACGGCAACTTCGCCTACCGCGTGGCGCTGAAAGACGCCGGGCTGGGCGCCGCCATGTGCCGGGCCTACAACAACTGGTGTAGGGACTACTGCGACGCCGATCCCAAGCGGCTCAAGTTCGTGGCGGTGCTGCCGGGCGCGGACACCGGGGACATGGTGGCGGAGGCGCGGCGCGCGGTGGAGGAGCTGGGCGCCGTATCGGTGCGCAACCCCTTCCTGCCCGAGGGCCGCTGGCTCCACGAGCCCGAGTACGACGCGCTGTGGGGGCTGGCGTGCGAGCTGGACTTCCCCATCTCCGTGCACGGCGAGTACCGCCAGCGCCGCTTCCACCCCTTCGCCGGCGGCAACCGCGGCAACGTGGACGACCGCGACATGCAGCAGCTCGCCCTGCGCGGCCTCGACCACGCGCTGGGCTTCCCGTGCGACAACATGGCCACCATGGGGCACTTCATCTTCACCGGCATCCTCGACCGCTTCCCCAGGCTGCGCCTGGGCATCCTCGAGTCCAACGTCGGCTGGGTGCCTTTCTGGCTCGGGCGGATGGACGAGCACACCCACGGGCGCAACAGCGTCATGGGCAACGCGGTGGAGCGCCTGCCCATGCTGCCGAGCGAGTACTTCAAGCGCCAGGTCACGGTGACCTGCGACAGCGACGAGAGCGCGCTGTCCTACGCGGTGGACCACCTGGGCGGCGAGAACATCGCGTGGAACACCGACTATCCGCATCCGGACGCGCCGCGGCCGGAGAAGGCGCTGCCGGACTTCGACGCACAACCGATTTCGGACGAGGCCAAGGCCAGGATCCTGTGGGACAACGCGGTCACGCTTTTCGGTCCCCGCATCCTGGCATAG
- a CDS encoding CinA family protein, with protein MPDLTTLGRTVGELLKERNETVAVAESSTGGLISAALLSLPGASAYFVGGGVIYTRHARAGLLMMPESEVAVRGSTESYALNMARLIQGRLNTTWGLSESGATGPTGNRYGDAAGHSCMAIVGPVEKAITIETGRPDREANMWAFTEAALGLLEEALRQG; from the coding sequence ATGCCGGACCTGACAACCCTCGGACGTACGGTGGGCGAGCTGCTCAAGGAGCGGAACGAGACCGTGGCGGTGGCCGAATCGTCCACCGGCGGCCTGATTTCGGCGGCGCTGCTGTCATTGCCCGGAGCCTCCGCCTACTTCGTCGGCGGGGGCGTGATCTATACCCGGCACGCGCGCGCGGGCCTGTTGATGATGCCCGAGAGCGAGGTGGCGGTGCGCGGCAGCACCGAATCCTACGCGTTGAACATGGCGCGCCTCATCCAGGGACGGTTGAACACCACCTGGGGTCTTTCGGAAAGCGGCGCCACCGGACCCACCGGGAACCGCTACGGCGATGCCGCCGGCCATAGTTGCATGGCCATCGTCGGTCCCGTGGAAAAGGCCATCACCATCGAGACAGGCCGGCCCGACCGGGAAGCCAACATGTGGGCCTTCACGGAGGCAGCGCTGGGACTGCTGGAGGAAGCGCTCCGCCAGGGCTAG
- a CDS encoding amidohydrolase gives MNPVDDLKAEACRVIDARREEIIDLGEAILRQPETGFNEVKTAEFIAGRLRSLGLEPQRGLAVTGVKGRKDCARPGPALAILGELDALKVFDHPHADPDTGAAHACGHNAQVAGMVGAAMGLLSAKVLPRLAGALVFFAVPAEEMIDVDERLERKARNEIEFLAGKAELIRLGHFDDVDLAMMFHTKTDTLASHVAGSSNGALIKKIRFIGKAAHAGGSPQTGINALNAASLAMTAIAYQRETFYDDDTIRIHPIITKGGEAVSAVPAEVKIETFIRGKTIEGIVDANRKVDNALRGAAMAVGASVEIVTVPGYLPQTNNETMARLWGGNAERLFGAGGFKRTTEHRTSSTDFGDVAHIMPAVHPYVAGASGGGHTNNYLLADKDSVYVKSAKLLAMTAVDLLCDDAAAARRIVEEDKPRMSRQEYLEFQRKLDATEVFRP, from the coding sequence ATGAACCCCGTGGACGACCTCAAGGCCGAGGCCTGCCGCGTCATCGACGCGCGCCGGGAGGAGATCATCGACCTCGGGGAAGCCATCCTGCGGCAGCCGGAGACGGGCTTCAACGAGGTCAAGACCGCCGAGTTCATCGCCGGCCGGCTCCGGTCTCTTGGTCTGGAGCCGCAACGGGGCCTCGCCGTCACCGGCGTCAAGGGCCGCAAGGACTGTGCCCGGCCCGGTCCGGCGCTGGCCATTCTCGGGGAGCTGGACGCGCTCAAGGTGTTCGACCATCCCCATGCCGACCCGGACACGGGTGCGGCTCACGCCTGCGGACACAACGCGCAGGTGGCGGGCATGGTGGGCGCGGCCATGGGGCTGCTGTCCGCCAAGGTGTTGCCGCGGCTTGCCGGCGCGCTGGTCTTCTTCGCGGTGCCGGCCGAGGAGATGATCGACGTGGACGAGCGCCTGGAGCGCAAGGCGCGGAACGAGATCGAGTTCCTCGCCGGCAAGGCGGAGCTCATCCGGCTGGGCCATTTCGACGACGTGGACCTGGCGATGATGTTCCACACCAAGACCGACACCCTCGCCTCCCACGTGGCCGGGTCGTCCAACGGCGCCCTCATCAAGAAGATCCGCTTCATCGGCAAGGCGGCCCACGCCGGCGGCAGCCCGCAGACCGGCATCAACGCCCTCAACGCCGCCTCCCTGGCCATGACCGCCATCGCCTACCAGCGCGAGACCTTCTACGACGACGACACCATCCGCATCCACCCCATCATCACCAAGGGCGGCGAGGCGGTGAGCGCGGTGCCGGCGGAGGTTAAGATCGAGACCTTCATTCGCGGCAAGACCATCGAAGGCATCGTCGACGCCAACCGCAAGGTGGACAACGCGCTGCGGGGCGCGGCCATGGCCGTGGGGGCGTCGGTGGAGATCGTGACGGTGCCGGGCTACCTGCCCCAGACCAACAACGAGACCATGGCGCGGCTCTGGGGCGGCAATGCCGAGCGGTTGTTCGGTGCGGGCGGCTTCAAGCGCACGACGGAGCACCGCACCAGCAGCACCGACTTCGGCGACGTCGCCCACATCATGCCGGCCGTGCATCCCTACGTGGCCGGCGCCTCCGGGGGCGGCCACACCAACAACTACCTGCTGGCGGACAAGGACTCGGTCTACGTGAAGTCGGCGAAGCTCTTGGCCATGACCGCCGTCGATCTGCTGTGCGACGACGCGGCGGCGGCGCGCCGGATCGTCGAGGAAGACAAGCCGCGCATGTCCAGGCAGGAATACCTGGAGTTCCAGCGCAAGCTCGACGCCACGGAGGTATTTCGGCCTTGA